One Massilia sp. 9096 genomic window carries:
- a CDS encoding rhodanese-like domain-containing protein: protein MNFILDHLLTVAIAVISGAALLIPALMPRGRQATPFQATQMINRGKSTAVVDVRSADEFAAGHLRDAKNIPLADLSNRIGELDKSRVKTVIVVCQSGARADKAARQLKAAGFEDIYSLEGGMTAWSAAGLPVSK from the coding sequence GTGAATTTCATCCTTGACCATCTTCTTACTGTTGCGATCGCCGTGATCTCCGGGGCGGCGCTGCTGATCCCGGCCCTGATGCCGCGCGGCCGCCAGGCCACGCCATTCCAGGCCACCCAGATGATCAACCGCGGCAAGAGCACCGCCGTGGTCGATGTGCGCAGCGCCGACGAGTTTGCCGCCGGCCACCTGCGCGACGCGAAAAACATTCCGCTGGCAGACTTGTCCAATCGCATCGGCGAACTCGACAAGTCGCGAGTGAAGACCGTGATCGTGGTCTGCCAGAGCGGCGCCCGGGCCGACAAGGCGGCGCGCCAGTTGAAGGCGGCAGGCTTCGAAGATATCTATAGCCTCGAGGGCGGCATGACGGCCTGGTCGGCTGCCGGCCTGCCCGTGAGCAAATAA
- the gpmA gene encoding 2,3-diphosphoglycerate-dependent phosphoglycerate mutase: MYKIVFMRHGESTWNLENRFTGWTDVDLTEKGVGEAKTAGRLLREAGFTFDLAYTSVLKRAIRTLWLAMDEMDMMWLPVKNDWRLNERHYGALQGLDKGETAAKFGDEQVLVWRRSYDTPPPALEQDDPRTSFNDPRYAGLAKEQIPLTECLKDTVARVMPAWDEEIAPAIRAGKKILISAHGNSLRALIKMLDNISDADIVGLNIPNGTPLVYELDENLKPIRHYYLGDQDAIAAAMAAVANQGKAK; the protein is encoded by the coding sequence ATGTACAAAATCGTATTCATGCGCCACGGCGAGTCCACCTGGAACCTGGAAAACCGTTTCACCGGCTGGACCGACGTCGACCTGACCGAAAAAGGCGTGGGCGAAGCCAAGACCGCCGGCCGTCTGCTGCGCGAAGCCGGTTTTACCTTCGACCTGGCCTACACTTCGGTGCTCAAGCGCGCGATCCGCACCCTGTGGCTGGCGATGGACGAGATGGACATGATGTGGCTGCCGGTCAAGAACGACTGGCGCCTGAACGAGCGTCACTACGGCGCCCTGCAGGGCCTGGACAAGGGTGAAACCGCCGCCAAGTTCGGCGACGAGCAGGTGCTGGTCTGGCGCCGCAGCTACGACACCCCGCCGCCCGCGCTGGAACAGGACGATCCGCGCACCTCGTTCAACGACCCGCGCTACGCCGGCCTGGCGAAGGAACAGATTCCGCTGACCGAATGCTTGAAGGACACCGTAGCGCGCGTGATGCCGGCCTGGGACGAGGAAATCGCCCCGGCCATCCGCGCCGGCAAGAAGATCTTGATCTCGGCCCACGGCAACAGCCTGCGCGCGCTGATCAAGATGCTGGACAATATCAGCGACGCCGACATCGTCGGCCTGAACATCCCGAACGGCACCCCGCTGGTGTACGAGCTGGACGAAAACCTGAAGCCGATCCGTCACTACTACCTGGGCGACCAGGATGCGATCGCGGCCGCCATGGCCGCCGTGGCCAACCAAGGGAAGGCGAAGTAA
- a CDS encoding murein hydrolase activator EnvC: MLAFGAAEAGFAAPAAPRQTERSKQKAAAEAARAGIQQKLSALKKDITRTESEKEDAADELADSEEAISNANRSLRDLAEEQSATNAKLQDLATEQERLGKTIATQKQQLAKLLREHYVAGNEDRIKLLLSGDNPNRINRDLQMMAYVSQAQARLLTSLRGNLAAVEANHAQTENAKDELEEIAQEQRDQKATLEKEKAKRATLLASLSSKLVDQRKQATNLEHDEQRMSSLVDNLTRIIHEQELAAARERKRQQELAAARAKAAAEAKARALALAKAQQAERERLARQAARTGKPMKPLPAPAPVQEEPRVAEKPEAPPPRSADTALASDLPSGAFESLRGRLPAPIAGRVAARFGAKRGDGPTWRGMFIKAPEGTDVHAVAAGRIVFANWMRGYGNLIIINHGGEYLSIYGNNQTLIKQVGDAVKPGEVIANAGNTGGNEESGLYFELRHLGKAFDPAGWVRF, encoded by the coding sequence ATGCTCGCTTTCGGCGCGGCCGAGGCCGGCTTTGCCGCCCCGGCGGCGCCGCGCCAGACCGAGCGCAGCAAGCAGAAGGCGGCTGCCGAGGCGGCCCGCGCCGGCATCCAGCAAAAGCTCAGCGCCCTCAAGAAGGACATCACCCGCACCGAAAGCGAAAAGGAAGACGCCGCCGACGAGCTGGCCGATTCCGAAGAAGCGATCTCGAATGCCAACCGCTCGCTGCGCGACCTGGCCGAAGAGCAGTCGGCGACCAATGCCAAGCTGCAGGATCTGGCCACCGAGCAGGAGCGGCTGGGTAAAACCATTGCTACGCAAAAGCAGCAGCTGGCCAAGCTGTTGCGCGAGCACTATGTCGCCGGCAACGAAGACCGCATCAAGCTGCTGCTCTCGGGCGACAATCCGAACCGCATCAACCGCGATCTGCAGATGATGGCCTACGTGTCGCAGGCCCAGGCCAGGCTGCTTACTTCCCTGCGCGGCAACCTGGCCGCGGTCGAGGCGAACCACGCCCAGACCGAGAACGCCAAGGACGAACTGGAAGAGATCGCCCAGGAGCAGCGCGACCAGAAAGCCACGCTGGAAAAGGAAAAGGCCAAGCGCGCCACGCTGCTGGCCAGCCTGTCGAGCAAGCTGGTCGACCAGCGCAAGCAGGCGACCAACCTGGAACACGACGAGCAGCGCATGAGCAGCCTGGTCGACAACCTGACGCGCATCATCCACGAGCAGGAGCTGGCCGCGGCGCGCGAGCGCAAGCGCCAGCAGGAGCTCGCGGCCGCGCGCGCGAAGGCTGCGGCCGAGGCCAAAGCGCGCGCCCTGGCCCTGGCCAAGGCCCAGCAGGCCGAACGCGAGCGCCTGGCGCGCCAGGCCGCCAGGACCGGCAAGCCGATGAAACCGCTGCCCGCACCGGCGCCGGTGCAGGAAGAGCCACGCGTGGCCGAGAAACCGGAAGCGCCGCCGCCGCGCAGCGCCGACACCGCGCTGGCCTCCGACCTGCCGAGCGGCGCCTTCGAAAGCCTGCGCGGACGCCTGCCGGCGCCGATCGCCGGCCGGGTCGCGGCCCGTTTCGGCGCCAAGCGCGGCGATGGCCCGACCTGGCGCGGCATGTTCATCAAAGCGCCCGAAGGCACCGACGTGCATGCGGTCGCCGCCGGCCGCATCGTGTTCGCAAACTGGATGCGTGGCTACGGTAACCTGATCATCATCAATCATGGCGGCGAGTACCTGTCGATCTACGGAAACAACCAGACGCTGATCAAACAAGTTGGCGATGCGGTCAAGCCCGGCGAGGTCATCGCCAACGCCGGCAATACCGGCGGTAACGAAGAATCGGGGCTATACTTTGAGCTCAGGCATCTGGGTAAAGCCTTCGACCCGGCTGGCTGGGTAAGATTCTAG
- a CDS encoding S41 family peptidase, which produces MGNKLKNIGLIGIGMLAGVAASVQFSALAQKDTPSAAAGTNAPLPLDELRQLADVYALIKSDYVEPVQDKKLLSEAIAGMVASLDPHSVYLDEKDFAEMRETVEGKFVGIGVEVSMEDGYVKIVSPIEDTPAFRAGIRAGDLITRIDNVPVKGLSLDDAIKRMRGEPHSKVMLTIARRGADAPWVVPVEREEIKVASVKAKMIEPGYVWIRINQFQEETLDEMADKLKGLYAQNPNIKGLVLDLRNDPGGLLPSAIGVSAAFLPQNDVIVSTKGQLADSNETFYGRREFYAVKPGVDPLAKLPAALKTVPMVVLVNTGSASASEIVAGALQDYKRAVVLGSQTFGKGSVQTLRQLTPDTAVKLTTARYYTPKGRSIQALGIVPDIKVDETPEGDGLNALTVREADLDHHLSNEGEAKNGATSARRDELEAEQRAVAMMKNTRPPEFGGKDDFQLAQAINHFKGLPVRVAKPDPDADKPAPANLPGADQKPPEQVKDSVKK; this is translated from the coding sequence ATGGGCAACAAACTCAAGAACATCGGCCTGATCGGCATCGGCATGCTCGCCGGTGTAGCCGCGTCGGTGCAGTTCTCTGCGCTGGCGCAGAAGGACACACCGAGCGCCGCTGCCGGTACCAATGCGCCGCTGCCGCTCGATGAGCTGCGTCAGCTGGCCGATGTGTATGCCCTGATCAAAAGCGATTATGTCGAGCCGGTGCAGGACAAGAAACTGCTGTCGGAAGCGATCGCCGGCATGGTGGCCTCGCTCGACCCGCATTCGGTTTATCTCGACGAAAAGGACTTCGCGGAAATGCGCGAGACCGTCGAGGGCAAGTTCGTCGGCATCGGCGTCGAAGTCAGTATGGAAGACGGCTACGTCAAGATCGTCTCGCCGATCGAGGACACGCCCGCGTTCCGCGCCGGCATCCGCGCCGGCGACCTGATCACCCGCATCGACAACGTGCCGGTCAAGGGCCTGTCGCTGGACGACGCGATCAAGCGCATGCGCGGCGAGCCGCACAGCAAGGTGATGCTGACCATCGCCCGCCGCGGCGCCGACGCGCCCTGGGTGGTGCCGGTCGAGCGCGAAGAGATCAAGGTGGCCAGCGTCAAGGCCAAGATGATCGAACCGGGCTATGTCTGGATCCGCATCAACCAGTTCCAGGAAGAGACGCTGGATGAAATGGCCGACAAGCTCAAGGGCTTGTACGCGCAGAACCCCAACATCAAGGGCCTGGTGCTCGACCTGCGCAACGATCCGGGCGGCTTGCTGCCGAGCGCGATCGGCGTGTCGGCCGCGTTCCTGCCGCAAAACGACGTGATCGTCTCGACCAAGGGGCAATTGGCCGACTCCAACGAAACGTTTTATGGCCGGCGCGAATTCTATGCGGTGAAACCGGGCGTCGATCCGCTGGCCAAGCTGCCGGCCGCGCTCAAGACGGTGCCGATGGTGGTGCTGGTCAACACCGGCTCGGCTTCGGCCTCGGAAATCGTCGCCGGCGCGCTGCAGGATTACAAGCGCGCCGTCGTGCTGGGCAGCCAGACCTTCGGCAAGGGCTCGGTGCAGACGCTGCGCCAGCTGACTCCGGACACCGCGGTCAAGCTGACCACGGCACGCTACTACACGCCCAAGGGGCGCTCGATCCAGGCGCTCGGCATCGTGCCGGACATCAAGGTCGACGAGACGCCGGAAGGCGACGGCTTGAACGCGCTGACGGTGCGCGAAGCCGACCTCGACCATCACCTGTCGAACGAGGGCGAAGCGAAAAACGGCGCCACCTCGGCCAGGCGCGACGAGCTCGAGGCCGAGCAGCGCGCGGTCGCCATGATGAAAAATACCCGCCCGCCGGAATTCGGCGGCAAGGACGACTTCCAGCTGGCCCAGGCGATCAACCATTTCAAGGGCTTGCCGGTGCGCGTGGCCAAGCCCGATCCGGACGCGGACAAGCCGGCCCCGGCCAACCTGCCGGGCGCGGACCAGAAGCCGCCCGAGCAGGTCAAGGACAGCGTCAAGAAGTGA
- a CDS encoding molybdopterin-synthase adenylyltransferase MoeB, which produces MNDQQLLRYSRHILLDEVGIEGQARVLDAHALIIGAGGLGSPAALYLAASGVGRITLVDDDVVDLTNLQRQVMHTTVRVGMTKVESGREALLQINPEIEVAALRERVDAARLAELVGAADVVLDCSDNFATRHAVNRACVHARVPLVSGAVIRFDGQLSVFDVRDPASPCYACLFPEDSEFEEVACSTMGVFAPLVGVVGAMQATEALKLLSGAGRPIAGRLLMLDGRAMEWTDIGIARNPACPVCAART; this is translated from the coding sequence GTGAACGACCAGCAGCTGCTGCGCTATTCGCGCCACATCCTGCTCGACGAAGTCGGCATCGAAGGGCAGGCGCGCGTGCTCGATGCGCACGCGCTGATCATCGGCGCCGGGGGCCTGGGCTCGCCGGCCGCGCTGTACCTGGCCGCCAGCGGCGTCGGCCGCATCACCCTGGTCGACGACGACGTGGTCGACCTGACCAACCTGCAGCGCCAGGTCATGCACACCACGGTGCGGGTCGGCATGACCAAGGTCGAATCCGGGCGCGAGGCGCTGCTGCAGATCAATCCGGAAATCGAGGTCGCCGCGCTGCGCGAACGCGTCGACGCCGCACGCTTGGCGGAACTTGTCGGCGCAGCGGATGTCGTACTCGACTGCAGCGACAATTTCGCGACCCGCCATGCGGTCAACCGCGCCTGCGTGCACGCGCGCGTGCCGCTGGTGTCCGGCGCCGTGATCCGCTTCGATGGCCAGTTGTCGGTGTTCGACGTGCGCGATCCCGCATCGCCCTGCTATGCCTGCCTGTTCCCCGAGGACAGCGAGTTCGAGGAAGTTGCCTGCAGCACCATGGGTGTGTTCGCGCCGCTGGTCGGCGTGGTCGGCGCCATGCAGGCCACCGAGGCGCTCAAGCTGCTCAGCGGCGCCGGGCGCCCGATCGCCGGACGCCTGCTGATGCTGGACGGACGCGCAATGGAATGGACCGACATCGGCATCGCACGCAATCCCGCCTGCCCGGTATGCGCCGCGCGTACTTGA
- the gspG gene encoding type II secretion system major pseudopilin GspG — protein sequence MQNISHRLAQQRRQRGFTLVEIMVVVVIIGILGALVVPKLLGRTGEARVTAARTDIAAIQQALQLYKLDNQRYPTTEQGLQALVQKPTAGPAANGWKEGGYLPKLPKDPWGNPYQYLNPSLHGAEFDVLSLGADGQPGGSGEDADIGSWDENK from the coding sequence ATGCAGAATATTTCGCATCGTTTGGCCCAGCAGCGCCGTCAGCGTGGTTTCACGCTGGTCGAGATCATGGTCGTCGTGGTCATCATCGGCATCCTCGGCGCGCTGGTCGTGCCCAAGCTGCTCGGCCGTACCGGCGAGGCGCGCGTGACCGCCGCCCGCACCGACATCGCGGCGATCCAGCAGGCGCTCCAGCTGTACAAGCTCGACAACCAGCGCTATCCGACCACCGAGCAGGGCCTGCAGGCGCTGGTCCAGAAGCCGACCGCCGGCCCGGCCGCCAACGGCTGGAAAGAGGGCGGCTACCTGCCCAAGCTGCCGAAGGACCCGTGGGGCAATCCTTACCAATACCTGAACCCGAGCCTGCACGGCGCCGAATTCGACGTGCTCTCGCTGGGCGCCGACGGCCAGCCGGGCGGCAGCGGCGAAGATGCCGACATCGGCTCCTGGGACGAAAACAAGTAA
- a CDS encoding GspH/FimT family pseudopilin codes for MTDHVRGAPRRPMRRPGAPAERGFTLVEIMVVMVIIGITLGMVSVNVMPSPRQDLQAEARRLSLLLQLARDEAIVRNRPITFEATQERYHFLVRNETRWELITNDDVLRERAFKNAPLTLLLNPANAGTIDPLRITFGREPVDKPFTLTLASGGSQVAIQADGVGHFTVE; via the coding sequence ATGACCGATCACGTGCGCGGTGCGCCGCGCCGGCCGATGCGCCGTCCGGGCGCGCCGGCCGAACGCGGCTTCACCCTGGTGGAGATCATGGTCGTGATGGTCATCATCGGCATCACGCTGGGGATGGTGTCGGTCAACGTCATGCCCAGCCCGCGCCAGGACCTGCAGGCCGAGGCCCGGCGCCTGTCGCTGCTGCTGCAGCTGGCGCGCGACGAAGCGATCGTGCGCAACCGCCCGATTACCTTCGAAGCGACCCAGGAGCGCTACCACTTCCTGGTACGCAACGAAACGCGCTGGGAGCTGATCACCAACGACGACGTGCTGCGCGAGCGCGCCTTCAAGAATGCACCGCTGACCCTGCTGCTCAATCCCGCCAACGCCGGCACGATCGATCCGCTGCGCATCACCTTCGGCCGCGAGCCGGTCGACAAGCCGTTTACCTTGACCCTGGCCAGCGGCGGCAGCCAGGTGGCGATCCAGGCCGACGGGGTCGGGCATTTCACGGTTGAATGA
- the gspI gene encoding type II secretion system minor pseudopilin GspI, whose translation MRQRGFTLLEVLVALVIVGTALGAGLRAVGSLTANSAGLRTNMMATWSAENRLVQIRLGKEFPDIGKHSFDCPQGDLHLVCQEEVIASPNPRLRRVEVSVFDIERPNRQIVKLVQLVLRQR comes from the coding sequence ATGAGACAGCGCGGCTTTACCCTGCTCGAAGTGCTGGTGGCCCTGGTCATCGTCGGCACCGCGCTGGGCGCCGGCCTGCGCGCGGTCGGCAGCCTGACCGCCAACAGCGCCGGGCTGCGCACCAACATGATGGCCACCTGGTCGGCCGAAAATCGCCTGGTGCAGATCCGCCTGGGCAAGGAATTCCCCGACATCGGCAAGCACAGCTTCGATTGCCCGCAAGGCGACCTGCACCTGGTCTGCCAGGAAGAGGTGATCGCCAGCCCGAATCCGCGCCTGCGCCGGGTCGAGGTCTCTGTGTTCGACATCGAGCGGCCGAATCGCCAGATCGTCAAGCTGGTCCAACTCGTGCTGAGGCAGCGATGA
- a CDS encoding type II secretion system protein J — MTMRPSHAHARRRGFTLVELLVAISILAIVAVLGWRGLDGIVRARAALTQQMETTRGMQLAFAQMQSDCEHIALRDVVDQRPYLLAGPGRFTLVREVFADNQPSRLQVVAYRIVNNTLVRRESAGTRDMAQLDALWQSEVSDTDTSGAVVLQTGVTGMQISTWQNNAWRQAGTGTDDTTNTNNGGAPAGNTAAAVAAAAAAAAAAKSGNPTAIAAAAAAAADPSGLQVALQAGGLQVALTKSFLLGGT; from the coding sequence ATGACGATGCGGCCCTCCCACGCGCACGCGCGCCGGCGCGGCTTCACCCTGGTCGAGCTGCTGGTCGCGATCAGCATCCTGGCGATCGTCGCGGTGCTCGGCTGGCGTGGCCTGGACGGCATCGTGCGTGCGCGCGCGGCGCTGACCCAGCAGATGGAAACCACGCGCGGCATGCAGCTCGCGTTTGCCCAGATGCAGAGCGACTGCGAACACATCGCCCTGCGCGACGTGGTCGACCAGCGCCCGTATCTGCTGGCCGGCCCGGGACGCTTCACGCTGGTGCGCGAAGTCTTCGCCGACAACCAGCCGTCGCGCCTGCAGGTGGTCGCCTATCGCATCGTCAACAACACGCTGGTGCGGCGCGAGTCGGCCGGCACGCGCGACATGGCCCAGCTCGATGCGCTGTGGCAGTCCGAAGTCAGCGACACCGACACCAGCGGCGCCGTGGTGCTGCAGACCGGCGTGACCGGCATGCAGATCTCGACGTGGCAGAACAATGCCTGGCGCCAGGCCGGCACCGGCACCGACGACACCACCAATACGAATAACGGCGGCGCGCCGGCAGGCAACACCGCTGCCGCGGTCGCGGCCGCCGCTGCGGCTGCCGCCGCGGCAAAGAGCGGCAATCCGACCGCCATCGCCGCGGCCGCCGCGGCCGCCGCCGATCCGAGCGGCTTGCAGGTGGCGCTGCAGGCGGGCGGCCTGCAAGTGGCGCTGACCAAATCATTCCTGCTGGGAGGCACATGA